CGACGAGCAGGATCGTCGACGCGGAATAGAACAACCCGACGCCGATACCGAAGATGGCGTTGAGCACCGCGAAGGTGACCCAGCTGTAGGAGACCAGCGCATAGGCGGCCCCGTCCACGCCCATGATCAGCAGCGCCGCGATCGCCGGAATGCGGGCGCCGACGCGGCGGGCCAGCACGGCACCGATGGGTCCGAATATCATCGCGAACCCGCCGAGCACGATGCCCATGCGGACGGCGAACTGCAGCAAACTGAAACCGCTGCCGTAGGTGTAACCCGGGTCGAGCACCACGTGCACCGCCGATATCGGCAGGTTGACCGAGGCCGTCCGATGCGCCTGATCGACCACTCCCTGCGCGACGCTCGTCGTCAATTGCCCGGCGGGCGGGACCTGGACCATGTAACCGACCGAATAT
This DNA window, taken from Nocardia sp. BMG111209, encodes the following:
- a CDS encoding MFS transporter: MVQVPPAGQLTTSVAQGVVDQAHRTASVNLPISAVHVVLDPGYTYGSGFSLLQFAVRMGIVLGGFAMIFGPIGAVLARRVGARIPAIAALLIMGVDGAAYALVSYSWVTFAVLNAIFGIGVGLFYSASTILLVDAVPQEQQGIGAGMFGVVQSIGAALILAISTAVLNGSPVKAHIDVMGRTITQTVPQIFADRGYAISFWIAAGASVLGMAIAILMRHGRQPTTSGAAALLGGDVPAATAGSASRPDATGDSPS